In a single window of the Renibacterium salmoninarum ATCC 33209 genome:
- a CDS encoding ParB/RepB/Spo0J family partition protein: protein MTEKQRRGLGRGLGALIPSAPDEDGATDGQTTLRPVDLFFPESKEKKSSRTRIVSRETSPSPELVEVPGARFAQIKLDEIQPNRKQPRSVFDEDDMAELVHSIREIGILQPIVVRKSPDKGGAPYELVMGERRWRASQIAETGTIPAIVRETSDDDLLRDALLENLHRSQLNPLEEAAAYQQLLEDFGTTHEELADRIGRSRPQVSNTLRLLKLPPTVQRRVAAGVLSAGHARALLSLPDSAAIERLAQRIVAEGMSVRATEEAVALYQEPAAGRQGANDRPNARHERLDFLASSLADRLDTSVKITLGARKGKVSIEFASVEDLNRIMTVLDPDRSG from the coding sequence GTGACAGAAAAGCAACGCAGAGGTTTAGGTAGAGGCCTAGGGGCGCTCATCCCATCAGCACCGGATGAAGATGGAGCGACTGATGGACAGACGACATTACGACCGGTTGATCTCTTTTTTCCTGAGTCTAAAGAAAAGAAGAGCTCTAGAACACGAATCGTTTCACGTGAAACATCGCCTTCGCCTGAGCTAGTTGAAGTTCCGGGTGCACGATTTGCGCAGATCAAACTAGACGAGATCCAGCCAAACCGTAAGCAGCCTCGTTCGGTCTTTGACGAAGACGATATGGCCGAACTAGTGCATTCCATTAGGGAAATCGGCATTTTACAGCCGATCGTGGTTCGAAAGTCTCCGGATAAGGGTGGTGCGCCCTACGAGCTGGTGATGGGTGAGCGTCGTTGGCGTGCTAGCCAGATTGCTGAAACTGGTACGATCCCGGCAATTGTTCGCGAAACTTCTGATGATGATCTTCTTCGCGATGCATTGCTTGAGAACCTACATCGCAGTCAGTTGAACCCGTTGGAAGAAGCTGCAGCATATCAGCAGCTTCTTGAGGACTTCGGTACTACCCACGAAGAACTGGCTGATCGAATCGGACGGTCTCGTCCACAGGTCTCGAACACTTTACGACTTCTGAAGCTGCCACCTACTGTGCAGCGCCGGGTAGCAGCTGGCGTTCTGTCTGCCGGACATGCCCGCGCGCTACTTTCACTGCCGGATTCTGCCGCGATTGAGCGACTTGCTCAGCGCATTGTGGCGGAAGGAATGTCTGTGCGGGCGACCGAAGAGGCAGTGGCGCTATATCAAGAACCAGCTGCCGGCCGCCAAGGTGCAAATGATCGACCTAATGCACGTCATGAGAGGTTAGACTTTCTAGCTAGCTCGCTCGCTGACCGCCTAGACACGAGCGTCAAGATCACTCTCGGTGCGCGAAAAGGCAAGGTCAGCATTGAATTTGCTTCGGTTGAGGACCTTAATCGGATCATGACGGTACTGGACCCTGATCGCTCCGGATGA
- a CDS encoding protein jag, with the protein MTAESPAVEELDEQNAPESVESDAELTDSVDSSSPSRLEEEGDVAADYLEELLDIADIDGDIDIEVRNGRTYISIVAEEQSDALSNLVGRDGKVLEALQELTRLNVLSSTGHRSRLVLDITGYREERAGVLQQIAEDAAEKVKSNGGSVALKPMGAYERKIVHDAIAELGLISESEGEGSSRHIVVSATE; encoded by the coding sequence ATGACTGCCGAATCCCCCGCTGTAGAAGAACTGGACGAACAGAACGCTCCCGAGTCGGTCGAGTCTGATGCTGAGCTAACTGACTCCGTTGATTCTTCGAGTCCTAGTCGCCTTGAAGAAGAAGGCGATGTAGCCGCAGATTATCTTGAAGAGTTGCTGGATATTGCAGATATCGATGGCGATATCGACATTGAGGTTCGCAATGGCCGGACTTATATCTCCATTGTGGCTGAGGAACAGTCCGATGCACTGAGTAACCTAGTTGGCCGGGATGGTAAGGTCCTTGAGGCCTTACAGGAACTCACCAGACTGAACGTCTTGTCCTCAACAGGTCATCGTTCCCGCTTGGTTCTGGACATCACTGGATACCGTGAGGAACGTGCTGGTGTGTTGCAGCAGATCGCCGAAGATGCTGCTGAGAAAGTCAAGAGTAATGGCGGCTCCGTTGCGTTGAAGCCAATGGGTGCGTACGAACGTAAAATCGTGCACGATGCCATTGCGGAGCTCGGGCTTATTAGTGAGTCTGAGGGCGAAGGGTCCTCCAGGCACATCGTAGTGAGCGCTACCGAGTAG
- the rsmG gene encoding 16S rRNA (guanine(527)-N(7))-methyltransferase RsmG, with protein sequence MLEMTEAVASAAHSVFGDRLPLAQRYVEHLATSGIERGLIGPREVPRLWDRHVLNCAVVVELIEIDATVADVGSGAGLPGLCLALARPDLSITLIEPLERRVTWLSEVVADLGLSDQVTLFRMRAEQAVDEVNCSVVTARAVSALDKLAGLTIPLLHGNGQFLAVKGRSAAEEITKAAKAVRKLGGTRTDVLVAGSSVLEEPTTVVRILVGSAHR encoded by the coding sequence GTGCTTGAGATGACTGAGGCTGTTGCCTCCGCTGCACATTCGGTTTTTGGTGATCGGCTGCCGCTAGCACAGCGCTACGTTGAACACTTAGCAACCTCTGGCATAGAGCGCGGGCTTATTGGCCCACGCGAGGTGCCCAGGCTGTGGGATAGACACGTACTCAACTGCGCAGTGGTTGTTGAGCTGATCGAAATAGATGCGACCGTAGCGGACGTTGGCAGTGGTGCAGGTCTACCAGGCTTGTGTTTAGCGTTAGCTAGGCCAGACTTGTCGATTACTTTGATTGAGCCACTAGAGCGGCGGGTCACTTGGCTTTCTGAAGTAGTAGCAGACCTGGGTCTGAGCGATCAGGTGACGTTATTTCGGATGCGTGCAGAACAAGCCGTTGATGAAGTTAATTGTTCTGTGGTGACTGCGCGTGCAGTATCAGCGCTAGATAAGCTGGCCGGGCTAACCATTCCGCTGCTTCATGGCAACGGACAGTTCCTAGCGGTTAAAGGTCGTAGCGCCGCAGAAGAAATCACCAAGGCGGCAAAGGCAGTTCGCAAGCTGGGTGGGACTCGCACCGATGTACTGGTCGCAGGATCGAGTGTACTTGAAGAGCCCACCACAGTGGTTCGAATTCTGGTTGGCTCCGCCCACAGATAG
- the yidC gene encoding membrane protein insertase YidC yields the protein MLGFHEGLTFLGLPGDNGWTWTLSIIGLVIVIRAALIPVFVKQIKAQRGMQALQPEMKKLQEKYKGKTDQLSRQAMAQEQMALYKSHGTNPFSACLPILIQMPFFFSLFQVLSGVSKANQDGQGIGVLSHTQIQQFDDANILGAPLSKAFLPQIQGGDPNVSVIVLSIIMILAMIASQFITQKQIMAKNMSEDAMASPFMRQQKMMLYILPLVFGIGGINFPIGVLIYWTTTNLWTMGQQFFVIRRMPTPGSPAYKEYMQRRAAKCLPLIGAKKKAETEVVEEAVELKGQRTQPQRKNRRKK from the coding sequence ATGTTGGGCTTCCATGAAGGCCTGACCTTCCTTGGCTTGCCTGGTGATAATGGCTGGACCTGGACCTTGTCGATCATCGGCCTGGTGATAGTCATTCGTGCAGCCCTCATCCCAGTCTTTGTGAAGCAGATCAAGGCACAGCGTGGCATGCAGGCTCTGCAGCCTGAAATGAAGAAATTGCAGGAAAAGTACAAAGGCAAGACGGATCAACTTTCCCGTCAAGCGATGGCGCAAGAGCAAATGGCTCTTTACAAATCGCACGGTACGAACCCTTTCAGTGCCTGTTTGCCGATCCTCATTCAGATGCCGTTCTTCTTCTCGCTGTTCCAGGTACTTTCTGGCGTTTCCAAGGCAAATCAAGACGGCCAAGGAATTGGCGTTTTGAGTCACACACAGATCCAGCAGTTTGATGACGCTAATATTCTGGGCGCACCACTTTCGAAGGCATTTTTGCCGCAGATCCAAGGTGGAGACCCGAACGTTTCGGTTATCGTCCTGTCGATCATCATGATCTTGGCGATGATTGCTTCGCAGTTCATCACCCAGAAACAGATTATGGCTAAGAACATGTCCGAGGATGCGATGGCATCACCGTTCATGCGTCAGCAGAAGATGATGCTGTACATTTTGCCGTTGGTCTTCGGTATTGGTGGTATCAACTTCCCCATTGGCGTTTTGATCTACTGGACGACGACGAACCTGTGGACGATGGGACAGCAGTTCTTTGTCATCCGACGGATGCCGACTCCTGGTTCGCCGGCTTATAAGGAATACATGCAGCGTCGTGCTGCCAAGTGCCTGCCGCTCATTGGAGCGAAAAAGAAGGCCGAAACTGAAGTCGTTGAAGAAGCCGTTGAACTCAAGGGTCAACGCACCCAGCCACAACGGAAGAACCGAAGGAAAAAGTAA
- a CDS encoding ParA family protein, with protein sequence MVNQDGSTQRIPPFGVLGSAQSSANQPKTVSNKKNSNVSYETNLARNVIDDVDDDSPIGRELANETRRREKLIGRKLPLPKETRVLTVANQKGGVGKTTTTVNIAAGLAAAGLHVLVIDIDPQGNASTALGVDHRAEVDSIYDVLINDAALVEVVVPCPDLDNLICAPATIHLAGAEIELVSLVAREQRLRRAIETYAAHRQSEGLERLDYVLIDCPPSLGLLTVNAFCAASEVLIPIQCEYYALEGLSQLLKNIEMIQKHLNSDLRVSTILLTMYDGRTNLAAQVAEDVRTHFPDQVLKAVIPRSVRISEAPSYQQTVLTYDPSSSGALSYLEAAAEISERGAPTP encoded by the coding sequence ATGGTCAATCAGGATGGGTCCACGCAGAGGATTCCCCCGTTCGGTGTGCTTGGTTCAGCACAATCGTCGGCAAATCAACCGAAAACAGTTTCAAACAAGAAGAATTCCAATGTTTCATATGAAACCAATCTGGCCCGTAATGTGATCGACGATGTAGACGATGACAGTCCAATTGGTCGCGAGTTGGCGAATGAGACCCGTCGACGCGAGAAGCTGATTGGGCGAAAATTGCCGCTCCCCAAAGAAACTCGAGTTCTCACAGTCGCCAACCAAAAGGGTGGGGTGGGCAAGACAACGACCACGGTGAACATCGCAGCCGGTTTAGCCGCTGCTGGTCTACACGTTTTGGTAATTGATATTGACCCGCAAGGAAACGCTTCCACTGCGCTGGGTGTGGACCACCGGGCCGAAGTCGATAGCATCTACGATGTCTTGATCAATGACGCTGCACTGGTGGAGGTGGTGGTGCCGTGCCCGGACCTCGATAATCTGATCTGCGCTCCGGCAACAATTCACTTGGCCGGTGCTGAGATTGAATTGGTCTCGCTAGTCGCTCGCGAGCAGAGACTACGACGCGCGATCGAAACCTATGCTGCTCATCGTCAGTCCGAGGGGCTCGAGCGCCTTGACTATGTATTGATCGATTGTCCGCCTAGTCTTGGATTGCTTACGGTCAATGCGTTCTGTGCGGCATCCGAAGTGTTGATCCCCATTCAGTGCGAGTACTACGCGCTTGAAGGCCTGAGTCAGCTGCTAAAGAATATTGAGATGATCCAAAAGCACCTCAACTCTGATCTTCGGGTATCCACCATCTTGTTGACGATGTATGACGGTCGCACTAACTTAGCTGCCCAGGTGGCAGAAGATGTACGCACACACTTCCCCGATCAGGTTTTGAAGGCCGTGATTCCTCGATCTGTGCGGATTTCTGAGGCACCAAGCTACCAACAGACCGTGCTCACCTACGATCCGTCTTCTTCTGGTGCGTTGAGCTATTTGGAGGCCGCCGCTGAGATTTCCGAGCGAGGGGCACCAACTCCTTAG